The following proteins are co-located in the Streptomyces sp. NBC_00435 genome:
- a CDS encoding DUF1996 domain-containing protein, translating into MNLRPRTLSALLVSAAVAVTAAAGLGATALTAQASPDSGDVHMNMDHSAVAAVAGGDDPDGDGYIPAVPQVTGVTSSWNNPPDRYFHEFQANCSVSRTAPDDPIVYAGRPGASHDHTFMGNTGTDANSTTASLSAGGTACNAVGDLSGYWMPSLYNGNQKILPTGPQVIYYKTGVTDYTSVRPFPKGLRFVVGSPTQTAAEFRGHKGWVEGWECGDSFKNTEFPANCPAGSQLNIRMQSPSCWDGRNLDTPDHKAHMAYPVVKPGNNDNVCPADHPVAVPMVEFKMAFPVSGDMSQVRLSSGSGHTFHYDFFNAWDDRTLNALVEHCIKGGLQCNARGYDETHPAAGAVLGPDYRLP; encoded by the coding sequence ATGAATCTCCGACCGCGGACCCTGTCCGCCCTCCTGGTCTCGGCGGCCGTCGCCGTGACCGCGGCAGCCGGTCTCGGCGCCACCGCGCTCACCGCGCAGGCCTCGCCCGACTCCGGCGACGTCCACATGAACATGGACCACTCCGCCGTGGCGGCGGTCGCCGGGGGCGACGACCCCGACGGTGACGGCTACATCCCGGCCGTTCCGCAGGTCACCGGTGTGACCTCGTCCTGGAACAACCCGCCGGACCGCTACTTCCACGAGTTCCAGGCCAATTGTTCGGTCAGCAGGACCGCCCCGGACGACCCGATCGTCTACGCGGGCCGGCCCGGCGCCTCGCACGACCACACCTTCATGGGCAACACCGGCACGGACGCCAACAGCACCACCGCCTCGCTGAGCGCCGGCGGCACGGCCTGCAACGCGGTCGGCGACCTGTCCGGCTACTGGATGCCCTCGCTCTACAACGGCAACCAGAAGATCCTGCCCACCGGACCGCAAGTCATCTACTACAAGACCGGGGTCACCGACTACACGAGCGTGCGCCCCTTCCCCAAGGGCCTGCGGTTCGTCGTCGGCAGCCCGACGCAGACGGCGGCCGAGTTCCGCGGCCACAAGGGCTGGGTCGAGGGATGGGAGTGCGGTGACAGCTTCAAGAACACCGAGTTCCCGGCGAACTGCCCGGCCGGCTCCCAGCTCAACATCCGCATGCAGTCACCCAGTTGCTGGGACGGAAGGAACCTGGACACCCCGGACCACAAGGCGCACATGGCCTACCCGGTGGTGAAGCCCGGCAACAACGACAACGTCTGCCCCGCCGACCACCCGGTCGCGGTCCCGATGGTCGAGTTCAAGATGGCGTTCCCGGTCAGCGGTGACATGTCGCAGGTCAGGCTCTCCAGCGGGTCCGGCCACACGTTCCACTACGACTTCTTCAACGCGTGGGACGACCGGACCCTGAACGCCCTCGTCGAGCACTGCATCAAGGGCGGGCTCCAGTGCAACGCCCGCGGCTACGACGAGACCCACCCGGCCGCCGGCGCCGTACTCGGCCCCGACTACCGCCTCCCGTAA
- a CDS encoding discoidin domain-containing protein produces MPLLSDRPPRPRHGRPARLTVASLAAVLVAALLVLLPSTAATAAPTLLSQGKPATASSVEGAGTPASAAVDGDNGTRWSSQFADPQWIQVDLGAAAQLSQVVLRWETAAAKAYHVELSTDGTNWSTAYSTANSTGGVQTHDITGTARYVRVYGTQRTTGYGYSLWEFQVYGTTGGTGPQLPGGGDLGPNVIVFDPSTPNIQARLDQVFAQQESAQFGSGRYQFLFKPGTYNGLNAQIGFYTSISGLGLNPDDTTINSDVTVDAGWFGGNATQNFWRSAENLALNPVNGTDRWAVSQAAPFRRMHVKGGLNLAPSGYGWSSGGFIADSRIDGQVGNYSQQQWYTRDSSIGGWSNGVWNQVFSGTVGAPAQGFPEPRYTTLDTTPVSREKPFLYLDGSEYKVFVPAKRVNARGTSWGNGTPQGTSIPLSQFYVAKPGTSAATMNQALAQGLHLLLTPGVYHVDQPIQVNRADTVVLGLGLATVIPDNGVTAMKVADVDGVKLAGFLIDAGQVNSPTLLEVGPAGTTTDHGANPTTVQDVFIRVGGAGAGKATAGMVINNHDTIVDHTWIWRADHGDGVGWETNRSDYGFRVNGDDVLATGLFVEHFNKYDVEWNGERGRTIFFQNEKSYDAPNQAAVQNGSVKGFAAYKVADSVNTHEGWGLGSYCYYNVDPTIRQDHGFEVPVKPGVKFHDLLVVSLGGNGQYEHVINNTGAATSGTSTTPSTVVSFP; encoded by the coding sequence ATGCCCCTCCTCTCCGATCGTCCGCCGCGCCCACGGCACGGACGTCCCGCACGGCTGACCGTCGCGTCCCTCGCCGCCGTACTCGTCGCGGCCCTCCTCGTGCTCCTCCCGAGCACCGCCGCCACCGCGGCGCCCACGCTCCTCTCCCAGGGCAAGCCCGCCACCGCCTCCTCCGTCGAGGGCGCCGGCACGCCCGCCTCCGCGGCCGTCGACGGCGACAACGGCACGCGCTGGTCGAGCCAGTTCGCCGACCCGCAGTGGATACAGGTCGACCTCGGCGCCGCCGCCCAGCTGAGCCAGGTCGTCCTGCGCTGGGAGACCGCGGCCGCGAAGGCCTACCACGTCGAGCTGTCCACGGACGGCACCAACTGGTCCACGGCCTACTCCACGGCCAACTCCACCGGCGGGGTCCAGACCCACGACATCACCGGCACCGCCCGCTACGTCCGCGTGTACGGCACCCAGCGCACCACCGGATACGGCTACTCGCTCTGGGAGTTCCAGGTGTACGGGACGACCGGCGGGACCGGCCCGCAGCTGCCCGGCGGCGGCGACCTCGGCCCCAACGTGATCGTCTTCGATCCCTCCACCCCGAACATCCAGGCCAGGCTGGACCAGGTCTTCGCCCAGCAGGAGTCGGCCCAGTTCGGCTCCGGGCGCTACCAGTTCCTGTTCAAGCCGGGTACCTACAACGGCCTCAACGCCCAGATCGGCTTCTACACCTCGATCTCCGGACTCGGCCTCAACCCCGACGACACCACCATCAACAGTGACGTGACGGTCGACGCCGGCTGGTTCGGCGGCAACGCCACCCAGAACTTCTGGCGTTCGGCCGAGAACCTGGCGCTCAACCCGGTCAACGGCACCGACCGCTGGGCCGTCTCGCAGGCCGCACCGTTCCGCCGGATGCACGTGAAGGGCGGCCTCAACCTGGCCCCGTCCGGCTACGGCTGGTCCTCGGGCGGCTTCATCGCCGACTCCAGGATCGACGGCCAGGTCGGCAACTACTCGCAGCAGCAGTGGTACACCCGCGACAGCTCTATCGGCGGCTGGTCCAACGGAGTCTGGAACCAGGTCTTCTCCGGCACCGTCGGAGCGCCCGCACAGGGCTTCCCCGAGCCGCGCTACACCACGCTCGACACCACCCCGGTCTCCCGCGAGAAGCCCTTCCTCTACCTGGACGGCTCCGAGTACAAGGTCTTCGTCCCGGCCAAGCGCGTGAACGCCCGCGGCACCTCCTGGGGCAACGGCACCCCGCAGGGCACCTCGATCCCGCTCAGCCAGTTCTACGTGGCCAAGCCGGGCACCAGCGCCGCCACGATGAACCAGGCGCTGGCCCAGGGCCTGCACCTGCTCCTCACCCCGGGCGTCTACCACGTCGACCAGCCCATCCAGGTCAACCGTGCCGACACGGTCGTACTGGGCCTGGGCCTGGCCACCGTCATCCCGGACAACGGGGTGACGGCGATGAAGGTCGCCGACGTCGACGGCGTCAAGCTCGCCGGTTTCCTGATCGACGCGGGCCAGGTCAACTCCCCCACCCTGCTGGAGGTCGGCCCGGCCGGCACCACCACGGACCACGGGGCGAACCCGACCACCGTCCAGGACGTCTTCATCCGGGTCGGCGGCGCCGGCGCGGGCAAGGCCACGGCCGGCATGGTGATCAACAACCACGACACGATCGTCGACCACACCTGGATCTGGCGCGCCGACCACGGCGACGGGGTGGGCTGGGAGACCAACCGCTCCGACTACGGGTTCCGCGTCAACGGTGACGACGTACTGGCCACCGGCCTGTTCGTGGAGCACTTCAACAAGTACGACGTGGAGTGGAACGGCGAGCGCGGACGCACGATCTTCTTCCAGAACGAGAAGTCGTACGACGCCCCCAACCAGGCCGCCGTCCAGAACGGTTCGGTCAAGGGGTTCGCCGCCTACAAGGTCGCCGACTCGGTCAACACCCACGAGGGCTGGGGCCTTGGCAGCTACTGCTACTACAACGTCGACCCGACGATCCGTCAGGACCACGGTTTCGAGGTCCCGGTGAAGCCGGGCGTGAAGTTCCACGACCTCCTCGTGGTCTCGCTCGGCGGCAACGGCCAGTACGAGCACGTCATCAACAACACGGGCGCGGCGACGTCGGGTACGTCGACCACCCCGTCCACCGTCGTCTCTTTCCCCTGA
- a CDS encoding discoidin domain-containing protein has protein sequence MLSRMRSTVATAALLAGAVTLVPAGPAQAAGSVVKVTGAQGNWQLTVNGSPYLVKGVTWGPSPADAARLLPDVKSLGANTIRTWGTDGSSAQLFDAAAANGIKVVAGFWLQPGGGPGSGGCTNYVTDTTYKNNMLTEFTKWVQAYRENPAVLMWNVGNESVLGLQNCYSGTELENQRGAYTTFVNDVAKAIHRIDANHPVTSTDAWVGAWTYYKRNSPDLDLYAVNSYKEACGVKQAWEQGGYTKPYIITETGPAGEWEVPNDANGVPLEPGDQAKADGYTNAWNCVTGHRGVALGATVFHYGTEYDFGGHWFNLTPAGERRKMYYAVKRAYAGSTAGDNLPPTVSVPSVPDPGAVPAGKEVTVQAPATDPEGDQLAYEVLWGSKYVDGGNGLISVPSTNLGNGTLKVTAPAKTGAWKLYVKVKDGRGNVGVEQRSVKVVPPPVSGTNVALNRPTTASTYQNDGYGGCPCGPHLATDGNDATRWASTWSDAQWLQVDLGSVKQLKHAQLVWETAYGKAYTIQVSDDGQNWRTAYATSTGDGGIDDFDISASGRYVRLALTQRGTGYGYSLFHFGVYA, from the coding sequence ATGCTCTCCCGCATGCGCAGCACCGTCGCCACCGCCGCCCTGCTCGCGGGCGCCGTCACCCTCGTCCCCGCGGGCCCGGCGCAAGCCGCCGGCAGCGTGGTCAAGGTGACCGGCGCCCAGGGCAACTGGCAGCTGACCGTCAACGGTTCTCCGTACCTCGTCAAGGGCGTCACCTGGGGTCCCTCCCCGGCCGACGCCGCACGCCTGCTCCCTGACGTGAAGTCGCTGGGCGCCAACACCATCCGCACCTGGGGCACCGACGGGAGCAGCGCCCAGCTGTTCGACGCCGCCGCCGCGAACGGCATCAAGGTCGTGGCCGGTTTCTGGCTGCAGCCCGGCGGCGGTCCGGGCAGCGGCGGCTGCACGAACTACGTCACGGACACGACGTACAAGAACAACATGCTGACCGAGTTCACCAAGTGGGTGCAGGCCTACCGCGAGAACCCGGCCGTGCTGATGTGGAACGTCGGCAACGAGTCGGTGCTCGGCCTGCAGAACTGCTACAGCGGCACGGAGCTGGAGAACCAGCGGGGCGCGTACACGACGTTCGTGAACGACGTGGCGAAGGCCATCCACCGCATCGACGCCAACCACCCGGTCACCTCCACCGACGCGTGGGTGGGTGCCTGGACGTACTACAAGCGCAACTCGCCCGACCTGGACCTCTACGCGGTCAACTCCTACAAGGAGGCCTGCGGGGTCAAGCAGGCCTGGGAGCAGGGTGGTTACACCAAGCCCTACATCATCACGGAGACCGGTCCGGCGGGTGAGTGGGAGGTGCCGAACGACGCGAACGGCGTCCCGCTGGAGCCCGGCGACCAGGCCAAGGCGGACGGCTACACCAACGCCTGGAACTGCGTCACGGGCCACCGGGGGGTGGCGCTGGGCGCGACGGTCTTCCACTACGGAACCGAGTACGACTTCGGCGGTCACTGGTTCAACCTGACCCCGGCCGGCGAGCGCCGCAAGATGTACTACGCGGTCAAGCGCGCGTACGCCGGCAGCACGGCCGGTGACAACCTGCCGCCCACCGTCTCGGTCCCGTCCGTCCCCGACCCGGGCGCCGTCCCGGCCGGCAAGGAGGTGACGGTCCAGGCTCCCGCGACCGACCCCGAGGGCGACCAGCTCGCGTACGAGGTCCTGTGGGGCAGCAAGTACGTCGACGGGGGCAACGGCCTGATCTCCGTGCCGTCGACGAACCTGGGCAACGGCACGCTCAAGGTCACGGCCCCGGCGAAGACCGGTGCGTGGAAGCTCTACGTCAAGGTGAAGGACGGCCGGGGCAACGTGGGAGTCGAGCAGCGCTCGGTGAAGGTGGTTCCGCCGCCGGTTTCGGGGACGAACGTCGCGCTGAACCGGCCGACGACCGCTTCCACTTACCAGAACGACGGGTACGGCGGCTGCCCCTGTGGTCCGCATCTGGCCACGGACGGCAACGACGCCACGCGCTGGGCCAGTACCTGGTCGGACGCCCAGTGGCTCCAGGTCGACCTGGGTTCGGTGAAGCAGCTGAAGCACGCGCAGCTGGTGTGGGAGACGGCGTACGGGAAGGCGTACACCATCCAGGTGTCGGACGACGGCCAGAACTGGCGTACGGCCTACGCCACTTCGACCGGGGACGGGGGCATCGACGACTTCGACATCTCCGCGTCGGGCCGGTACGTGCGCCTCGCACTGACCCAGCGGGGCACCGGTTACGGGTACTCCCTGTTCCACTTCGGCGTCTACGCCTGA
- a CDS encoding NAD(P)-dependent oxidoreductase, producing MAKIALFGATGTIGSRVLHEALGRGHQVTAVVRDPAHFSESEASVADIAVVRGNVLDPASVTEAAAGQDVVVSAFGPGSGDPGALVGAAKSLIGGVQAIGADGPRPRVITVGGAGSLRTPGGPMVWDEAGIPEPVLAVMHAHGDALDFLRTVPVDEVHWTNLSPAARIEPGTRTGTYRLGLDDLIVDDDGRSLISTEDYAVALVDEIERDAHAGRRFTIGY from the coding sequence ATGGCGAAGATCGCTCTCTTCGGCGCGACCGGCACCATCGGATCCCGGGTGCTCCACGAAGCACTCGGGCGCGGGCACCAGGTCACGGCCGTCGTACGGGATCCCGCACACTTCTCCGAGTCCGAAGCCAGCGTCGCCGACATCGCCGTCGTACGCGGCAACGTCCTCGACCCCGCGTCCGTGACCGAGGCGGCGGCCGGTCAGGACGTGGTGGTGAGTGCGTTCGGGCCGGGGTCCGGTGATCCCGGCGCCCTCGTCGGCGCCGCCAAGTCGCTGATCGGCGGCGTACAGGCGATCGGCGCGGACGGCCCCCGCCCCCGCGTCATCACCGTCGGCGGCGCGGGCTCGCTGCGCACCCCCGGCGGACCGATGGTGTGGGACGAGGCCGGAATCCCGGAGCCGGTCCTCGCCGTCATGCACGCCCACGGGGACGCCCTCGACTTCCTGCGTACCGTTCCGGTGGACGAGGTCCACTGGACCAACCTCAGCCCGGCGGCGCGGATCGAGCCGGGTACGCGGACGGGGACGTACCGGCTGGGGCTCGACGACCTGATCGTGGACGACGACGGCCGCAGTCTGATCTCCACGGAGGACTACGCCGTCGCGCTGGTGGACGAGATCGAGCGCGACGCACACGCGGGCAGGCGGTTCACCATCGGGTACTGA
- a CDS encoding poly(A) polymerase, producing the protein MRTSEELYHQVRWDSRFDPARFTLGLLQRGAEPKRVPLPSFVPGGDIPWHRVLFVEADGELVWDRATGVDTLDATSAGRVHDPRLLRAPFFTARTPYAWDPAGEGAWRRAPEGRTPTEAPSRVRLLTWNTLWDRYDSPRIATALRRPLLLADLAAADADVIALQEVERELLGMLLAEPWVRAGYTIAADPGGRDVAQNGLLLLSRLPVREAGVHALGPHKAVIAVTVDTAGGPLVVAATHLTSDHTERGHDRRSVELAELAAGLAAVEAGDVALLGDFNDGRSGPGGPAALLGLRDAWNEAHGADDRTPTFDPVANPLAAVGSLSGRPGRIDRILLRSARARVAQAGLRGNSPSAQGLFISDHYGVEAALDFGPAADGDCGVGAHGHAVLDAPATARTAVAWLAPYDAAVEAVRQEHDPQAERWPAHVNLLFGFVPESSFGAALPLLAEVASRTPGFTARLEGLHSFGPTLWLDPAAADEAPWQELRRALTARFPGCRGRGESYTPHLTLGRSADPLRVEQRIAARLGGGREARVDSLAVLSRRGDGPMEVRATVELGAGQIHWAPEPLRPGAAPAAGAESVTARIAAALPEGVVHVVGSRRMGCALPDADLDLVAALPGAVALAEVRARIAWALPEAEGLREVTGARVPGLRLRTAGLDVDLVLVATGPVPPDRAVALRTRIGEGAAVALSAVSDADAVREFAGPEWAAFARLAREVKAWARSRGLDSAPFGGLPGLAWSVMAARTVRAVPGLSPGPLLRAFFAAWAAWDWRTPVTLPLPPSPTPAPTAAAAAGAGIGAGADQVSYATAFPVSGADPVTVLTPSAPVRSCTTQVGSGMADLLARELYAAWEALEEEPGREFPVAGPPLHRWHAAWAVVTVTGARPADFEENLGRTRGRLRSLLGALEEAGCAEAHAWPRPYERTATLARYAIGLGPTPPDATVLAGLGGPWSATVPGTEVTWAAGGEVPDLS; encoded by the coding sequence ATGCGCACCAGCGAGGAGCTCTACCACCAGGTCCGCTGGGACTCCCGTTTCGACCCCGCCCGGTTCACGCTGGGGCTGCTGCAGCGTGGTGCGGAGCCGAAGCGGGTACCGCTGCCGTCGTTCGTGCCGGGGGGCGACATCCCCTGGCACCGGGTGCTGTTCGTGGAGGCCGACGGCGAGCTGGTCTGGGACCGGGCGACGGGTGTCGACACCCTCGACGCCACCTCGGCCGGGCGGGTCCACGACCCGAGGCTGCTGCGGGCGCCGTTCTTCACCGCGCGGACCCCCTACGCATGGGACCCGGCGGGCGAGGGCGCCTGGCGCCGGGCGCCGGAGGGGCGCACGCCAACCGAAGCCCCTTCACGGGTACGACTGTTGACCTGGAACACCCTCTGGGACCGCTACGACTCCCCGCGCATCGCGACCGCTCTGCGCAGGCCGTTGCTGCTGGCCGACCTGGCAGCGGCCGACGCCGACGTGATCGCGCTCCAGGAGGTGGAACGGGAGCTGCTCGGCATGCTCCTCGCCGAGCCGTGGGTACGGGCCGGGTACACGATCGCCGCCGATCCCGGCGGGCGGGACGTGGCACAGAACGGACTGCTGCTGCTGAGCCGGCTGCCGGTGCGGGAGGCGGGCGTCCACGCGCTCGGTCCGCACAAGGCGGTGATCGCCGTGACGGTGGACACCGCCGGCGGCCCGCTGGTGGTCGCGGCCACGCACCTGACGAGCGACCACACGGAGCGGGGGCACGACCGGCGGTCCGTCGAACTCGCCGAATTGGCCGCAGGGTTGGCCGCCGTGGAGGCGGGCGATGTGGCCCTTCTCGGCGACTTCAACGACGGCCGGTCGGGACCCGGGGGTCCAGCGGCGCTGCTGGGGCTGCGGGACGCGTGGAACGAGGCGCACGGGGCGGACGACCGGACGCCGACCTTCGATCCCGTCGCCAATCCGCTCGCGGCGGTGGGATCGCTGTCGGGGCGGCCCGGGCGCATCGACCGGATCCTCCTGCGATCGGCGCGGGCCCGGGTGGCACAGGCCGGACTCCGCGGCAACTCTCCCTCCGCGCAAGGACTCTTCATCTCCGACCACTACGGGGTCGAGGCCGCACTGGACTTCGGGCCGGCGGCGGACGGGGACTGCGGGGTCGGCGCCCACGGGCACGCGGTGCTGGACGCCCCGGCGACCGCGCGGACGGCCGTGGCATGGCTGGCGCCGTACGACGCGGCGGTGGAGGCGGTGCGGCAGGAGCACGATCCGCAGGCGGAGCGCTGGCCCGCGCACGTGAACCTGCTGTTCGGCTTCGTCCCCGAGTCCTCCTTCGGGGCGGCGCTGCCCCTGCTGGCCGAAGTGGCCTCGCGGACCCCCGGGTTCACGGCGCGACTGGAGGGCCTGCACAGCTTCGGCCCCACCCTGTGGCTCGATCCGGCGGCAGCTGACGAGGCCCCGTGGCAGGAGCTGCGACGGGCGCTGACGGCACGGTTCCCGGGCTGCCGGGGCCGGGGCGAGAGCTACACCCCGCACCTGACGCTGGGCCGCAGTGCGGATCCCCTCCGTGTGGAACAGCGGATCGCGGCGCGGCTGGGCGGTGGCCGGGAGGCCCGGGTGGACTCGCTCGCCGTACTGTCCCGGCGCGGGGACGGCCCGATGGAGGTCCGGGCCACGGTAGAGCTCGGGGCCGGGCAGATCCACTGGGCACCGGAACCGCTGCGCCCCGGCGCCGCCCCGGCGGCCGGCGCCGAGTCGGTCACGGCCCGGATCGCGGCGGCGCTGCCCGAGGGGGTCGTGCACGTGGTGGGCTCGCGGCGGATGGGCTGTGCGCTGCCGGACGCCGACCTGGACCTGGTGGCCGCGCTGCCCGGAGCCGTCGCCCTCGCGGAGGTACGGGCGCGCATCGCCTGGGCGCTCCCGGAGGCGGAGGGGCTCCGCGAGGTGACGGGAGCGCGGGTACCCGGGCTGCGACTGCGCACGGCCGGGCTGGACGTGGACCTGGTGCTGGTCGCCACCGGGCCGGTGCCACCCGACCGGGCGGTGGCCCTGCGCACCCGGATCGGCGAGGGCGCGGCGGTGGCGCTGAGCGCGGTGAGCGACGCCGATGCGGTACGGGAGTTCGCGGGCCCGGAGTGGGCGGCCTTCGCCCGACTGGCGCGCGAGGTCAAGGCCTGGGCGCGGTCCCGGGGTCTGGATTCGGCACCGTTCGGCGGCCTGCCGGGCCTGGCCTGGTCCGTCATGGCGGCCCGCACGGTACGCGCCGTCCCCGGCCTCTCCCCGGGCCCCCTGCTGCGTGCCTTCTTCGCCGCCTGGGCCGCCTGGGACTGGCGCACCCCGGTGACGCTGCCTCTTCCTCCGAGCCCGACGCCCGCCCCCACGGCCGCGGCCGCGGCCGGAGCCGGAATCGGAGCCGGAGCCGACCAGGTTTCGTATGCGACCGCGTTCCCGGTCAGTGGTGCGGACCCTGTCACGGTGCTCACGCCCTCCGCGCCGGTTCGCAGCTGCACCACCCAGGTCGGTTCAGGCATGGCCGACCTGCTGGCGCGGGAGCTGTACGCCGCGTGGGAGGCGCTGGAGGAGGAACCCGGGCGGGAGTTCCCCGTCGCCGGTCCGCCCCTGCACCGCTGGCACGCCGCCTGGGCCGTCGTCACCGTGACGGGGGCCCGGCCCGCGGACTTCGAGGAGAACCTCGGCCGGACGCGCGGCCGGCTCCGCTCCCTGCTCGGCGCCCTCGAGGAGGCGGGCTGCGCGGAGGCGCACGCCTGGCCCCGACCCTACGAGCGGACGGCGACCCTGGCCCGCTACGCGATCGGCCTCGGCCCCACACCGCCCGACGCGACCGTCCTGGCCGGCCTCGGCGGCCCCTGGTCGGCAACCGTTCCCGGCACCGAAGTGACCTGGGCGGCCGGTGGCGAAGTCCCCGACCTCTCCTGA
- a CDS encoding RNA ligase family protein: protein MRTPYPRTPHLPWSPGATSDDVRTTGPGALAGQEVVVTEKLDGENTTLYADGLHARSLDSGHHPSRAWVKGLQSRIGAGIPAGWRVCGENVYARHSLPYGELDSWFYGFSVWDGDRCLDWDSTVRFLRGLGVPGPRVLWRGVFDERALRGLRLDTTRQEGYVVRTVAGFDRADFGRHVAKWVRGGHVRTDTHWMYAQVVPNGLGPAAALWDVRSGAEPDTAALLRAVGAADAGAVAGVEETVAEVAGRIDGLGIRRSGEERLAGLLAAALHGVPRSGLAARLAAGPLGMATARLVADLVGLYPALRKPFPYPDAERRAGLVRLTQAADLGVLHALAGAVRGSAGSAEAAAGAVECVEWSALYAEEAGLLGTAPLEPLRSGLRAALAAAGIGDGIGQGASDVADRCWAEAREAYGQGRLIGAEAAVAATWRWRDGSFPRLVQLCGPSGSGKSTYARNLPGVETYISLDDLRTARGSRSNQRDNADVLREGLDRLDSALAAAAGRGGTVVWDATSLTAHQRGLAGAVARRRDALVTHAVVLVRDTELLRRNTTRAHPVPAEVLSSQLRRFAPPYPGEAHRTWYIGAGGAVEDTAGGIAPATPIALSIPQSIPLPIPAPATSEDHG from the coding sequence ATGCGCACCCCCTACCCCCGGACCCCGCATCTGCCGTGGTCCCCGGGCGCGACCTCCGACGACGTACGGACCACCGGACCTGGGGCGCTGGCCGGGCAGGAGGTCGTGGTCACGGAGAAGCTCGACGGGGAGAACACCACCCTCTACGCGGACGGCCTGCACGCACGGTCCCTCGACTCGGGCCACCACCCGTCGCGGGCCTGGGTGAAGGGCCTGCAGAGCCGTATCGGCGCCGGGATCCCGGCGGGCTGGCGGGTGTGCGGCGAGAACGTGTACGCCCGCCATTCGCTCCCCTACGGGGAACTCGACTCGTGGTTCTACGGGTTCTCGGTGTGGGACGGCGACCGCTGCCTGGACTGGGACAGCACGGTGCGGTTCCTGCGCGGCCTCGGAGTGCCCGGACCGCGCGTGCTCTGGCGGGGCGTCTTCGACGAACGGGCCCTGCGCGGGCTCCGGCTCGACACCACCCGGCAGGAGGGCTACGTCGTCCGCACGGTGGCGGGCTTCGACCGGGCCGACTTCGGACGGCACGTGGCCAAGTGGGTGCGGGGCGGCCACGTGCGGACGGACACGCACTGGATGTACGCGCAGGTGGTTCCGAACGGCCTCGGGCCGGCGGCCGCGCTGTGGGACGTACGGTCGGGCGCGGAGCCGGACACGGCCGCGCTCCTGCGCGCCGTGGGTGCGGCGGATGCCGGGGCGGTGGCCGGCGTCGAGGAAACCGTCGCCGAAGTGGCGGGCCGCATCGACGGGTTGGGCATACGCCGGTCGGGCGAGGAACGGCTGGCCGGACTGCTGGCGGCCGCGCTGCACGGAGTACCGCGGTCCGGACTCGCGGCGCGGCTTGCCGCCGGGCCGCTCGGGATGGCCACCGCACGGCTGGTCGCGGACCTGGTCGGGCTGTACCCGGCGCTGCGCAAGCCGTTCCCCTACCCGGACGCGGAGCGGCGGGCCGGGCTGGTACGGCTGACGCAGGCCGCCGACCTGGGGGTACTGCATGCGTTGGCGGGGGCGGTCCGCGGGAGTGCCGGGTCCGCCGAGGCGGCCGCTGGGGCCGTCGAGTGCGTCGAGTGGTCGGCGCTGTACGCCGAGGAGGCGGGCCTGCTCGGGACCGCTCCGCTGGAGCCGCTGCGGTCCGGCCTTCGGGCGGCCCTGGCCGCGGCCGGCATCGGCGACGGCATCGGCCAGGGCGCCAGTGACGTGGCCGACCGCTGCTGGGCCGAGGCGCGCGAGGCGTACGGCCAGGGCAGGCTGATCGGTGCCGAGGCGGCGGTGGCCGCGACCTGGCGGTGGCGGGACGGTTCCTTCCCCCGTCTGGTACAGCTCTGCGGGCCCTCGGGCAGCGGGAAGAGCACGTACGCCCGGAACCTGCCCGGCGTGGAGACGTACATCTCTCTGGACGATCTGCGCACGGCGCGGGGTTCCCGTTCGAACCAGCGGGACAACGCGGACGTGCTCCGCGAGGGCCTGGACCGGCTGGACTCCGCGCTGGCCGCGGCCGCGGGACGCGGGGGCACGGTGGTGTGGGACGCGACCTCGCTCACGGCGCACCAGCGCGGGCTGGCCGGCGCGGTCGCCCGGCGGCGCGACGCGCTGGTGACGCACGCGGTGGTGCTGGTCCGGGACACGGAGCTGCTGCGCCGCAACACCACCCGCGCGCACCCCGTACCGGCGGAGGTGCTGAGCTCTCAACTGCGCCGGTTCGCTCCCCCGTATCCGGGTGAGGCGCACCGCACTTGGTACATCGGAGCGGGCGGAGCCGTGGAGGACACCGCGGGTGGGATCGCCCCGGCGACGCCGATCGCGCTGTCGATTCCGCAGTCGATACCGCTGCCGATACCGGCGCCGGCGACGAGCGAGGACCACGGCTGA